A genomic region of Vespa crabro chromosome 19, iyVesCrab1.2, whole genome shotgun sequence contains the following coding sequences:
- the LOC124430807 gene encoding glutamate receptor ionotropic, kainate 2-like isoform X2 — protein sequence MIKKMLLTYVVLFLLPSIHGFPRNVPIGVLLDGNEMIEKAFEFSIQNVNTNAQISRDVKSLTLKLERIDVDTFEAAQKTCELLESGVAGLFGPQDKSASYFVQSMCDAMDLPYITTRWDPEQIRGNAINLYPHPEILSTVYYNIIKDFKWKEYVILYDDTESLLRFQRVLELQEINGYEITIYHLGHGPDYRDILQTVKMSGVVNIVIDCSYEILPTILRHAQQVGLMLQKYNILVTNLDFQTLDLEPYKYSGVNVTGVRMINPNDPYFLEIFESFYLDWNLTEPSKLTIEAALTFDAVQLFARGMALLDDSVKGHLKQLTCNESDSWEFGNSLSNFIRAESIHGLSGPVRFDTAGYRSDFRLEIVSLNINGLNKVGDWHSTNGISWIAKSGFPSNEIKSLHDKHFIVLISLTNPYGMFKESPDLRTGNDRYEGFAIDIIDEMSKILGFNYTFEVQEDNVYGSLQKATGEWNGMIKKIRDGRADLAITDLTITSERESAVDFTTPFMNLGISVLYREPTQAPPSWSSFLLPFSYEVWGYLIGSWVIVSLVLFINGRISAVEWTNRYPCITEPEELETPYTMIDTPFFIIASLVNGASDFAPGSISTRTLGTAWWCFCLIMNSTYTANLAAALSTKPTVWPFKQADELPYQNTIKYGAKRDGSTISFFKTATYEPYKLMYDYMMEHANEVLTNNNEDGLKKVQQEDYAFFMESSSIEYFTQRNCNVTQVGALLDAKGYGIAMRKDIYYRNQLSGAILKLKESGMITELQDKWWRQKRGGDKCSEKPTVAVESLNFEDVGGVFMVLTIGLSLSWLGTIWSLLWHIRNISVTENVSFKDELIDELKFLIKCGGTKILKKRKKSSISTEIDTKTLSP from the exons atgataaaaaaaatgcttTTGACATATGTCGTCCTGTTTTTATTACCTTCCATTCATGGATTCCCAAGAAATGTCCCAATTG GGGTTCTACTTGATGGCAATGAAATGATCGAGAAAGCATTTGAATTTTCGATACAAAATGTTAATACAAATGCTCAAATATCTAGGGACGTTAAAAGCTTAACATTAAAATTGGAAAGGATCGATGTTGATACATTCGAAGCAGCACAGAAAA CGTGTGAACTTTTAGAAAGTGGTGTTGCCGGTTTATTCGGGCCGCAAGACAAATCTGCATCGTATTTCGTTCAAAGTATGTGCGATGCTATGGATTTGCCATATATTACCACCAGATGGGATCCTGAACAAATTCGAGGAAatgcaattaatttatatcctCATCCGGAAATACTCTCGACG gtttattataatataatcaagGATTTCAAATGGAAGGAATATGTAATTTTGTATGACGATACGGAGAGCTTATTACGTTTTCAACGTGTATTGGAGCTTCAAGAGATAAATGGTTACGAGATAACGATTTATCATTTGGGCCATGGTCCAGATTATAG GGACATCTTACAAACAGTAAAAATGTCCGGTGTGGTCAATATTGTGATAGATTGTTCTTACGAAATTCTACCTACGATTCTTCGACACGCACAACAAGTAGGTTTAATGTTGCAAAAGTATAATATCCTCGTAACAAATCTGGACTTTCAAACGTTGGATCTGGAACCATATAAATATTCCGGTGTAAACGTGACGGGCGTTAGAATGATAAATCCAAACGATCCTTATTTCTTGGAGATCTTCGAGAGCTTTTATCTCGATTGGAACTTAACAGAACCTTCGAAATTAACGATTGAAGCTGCATTGACGTTCGATGCTGTGCAACTTTTTGCAAGAGGCATGGCACTTTTGGATGATAGCGTAAAAGGCCATTTAAAACAATTGACTTGTAACGAATCTGATAGCTGGGAGTTTGGCAATAGTTTGAGCAATTTTATTCGAGCC GAAAGTATACATGGTTTAAGTGGACCAGTCAGATTCGATACAGCTGGATATCGAAGTGATTTTCGATTAGAGATCGTCAGTCTTAATATAAATGGATTGAATAAAGTTGGCGATTGGCATAGCACGAATGGTATTTCATGGATAGCAAAATCTGGTTTTCCATCCAATGAGATAAAATCATTGCACGATAAACATTTCATCGTATTGATATCTttg acCAATCCATATGGAATGTTTAAGGAATCACCTGACTTGAGAACAGGTAACGATCGTTATGAAGGTTTTGCAATCGACATAATCGATGAAATGAGCAAAATATTAGGATTTAATTATACCTTCGAGGTACAAGAGGATAATGTTTATGGTTCATTGCAAAAAGCAACAGGAGAATGGAATgggatgataaaaaaaattagagacGGT aggGCAGATTTAGCGATTACCGATTTAACGATTACTTCCGAAAGAGAAAGTGCAGTTGATTTTACGACACCCTTTATGAATTTAG gTATAAGTGTATTGTATAGAGAACCAACGCAAGCACCACCAAGTTGGagttcgtttcttttaccATTCTCTTATGAAGTCTGGGGTTATCTTATTGGTTCTTGGGTAATCGTGAGTTTGGTATTGTTTATTAATGGGAGAATAAGTGCAGTCGAATGGACCAATCGATATCCCTGTATAACCGAACCAGAAGAATTAGAAACTCCTTATACTATGATAGACACTCCTTTTTTCATAATTGCCAGTTTGGTGAATGGTGCATCAGATTTTGCTCCGGG gAGTATTTCAACAAGAACGTTAGGTACAGCATGGTGGTGCTTTTGTCTGATCATGAATTCCACTTACACCGCCAATCTAGCGGCTGCTTTATCCACCAAGCCTACGGTATGGCCCTTTAAGCAAGCAGACGAGTTGCCCTATCAGAACACGATCAAATACGGGGCGAAGAGGGACGGTTCTACCATCTCGTTTTTCAAG ACGGCAACGTACGAGCCTTACAAACTCATGTATGATTACATGATGGAACATGCGAACGAAGTATTGacgaataataacgaagatggTTTGAAAAAAGTGCAACAAGAGGATTATGCTTTCTTCATGGAATCCTCATCGATAGAATACTTCACACAGAGGAATTGCAACGTCACACAAGTTGGAGCCCTTTTAGATGCCAAGGGTTATGGTATAGCCATGAGAAAAg atatatattatcggAACCAGCTAAGCGGTGCGATACTGAAGCTGAAGGAGTCTGGTATGATAACCGAACTCCAAGATAAATGGTGGAGGCAAAAAAGGGGAGGGGATAAGTGTAGC gAAAAACCGACTGTGGCGGTCGAATCATTGAATTTCGAGGACGTTGGTGGTGTATTTATGGTACTCACAATTGGTCTCAGTTTATCCTGGTTAGGTACAATATGGTCATTATTATGGCATATACGAAATATTTCCGTTACCGAAAAT gttTCTTTCAAGGACGAGCTAATAGACGAATTGAAGTTTTTAATAAAGTGTGGCGgtacgaaaatattaaaaaaaagaaagaaatcatcgATCTCAACGGAGATAGATACGAAAACGTTAAGTCCTTAA
- the LOC124430807 gene encoding glutamate receptor ionotropic, kainate 2-like isoform X3 encodes MRINYRTLIYGIAKKRMIKKMLLTYVVLFLLPSIHGFPRNVPIGVLLDGNEMIEKAFEFSIQNVNTNAQISRDVKSLTLKLERIDVDTFEAAQKTCELLESGVAGLFGPQDKSASYFVQSMCDAMDLPYITTRWDPEQIRGNAINLYPHPEILSTVYYNIIKDFKWKEYVILYDDTESLLRFQRVLELQEINGYEITIYHLGHGPDYRDILQTVKMSGVVNIVIDCSYEILPTILRHAQQVGLMLQKYNILVTNLDFQTLDLEPYKYSGVNVTGVRMINPNDPYFLEIFESFYLDWNLTEPSKLTIEAALTFDAVQLFARGMALLDDSVKGHLKQLTCNESDSWEFGNSLSNFIRAESIHGLSGPVRFDTAGYRSDFRLEIVSLNINGLNKVGDWHSTNGISWIAKSGFPSNEIKSLHDKHFIVLISLTNPYGMFKESPDLRTGNDRYEGFAIDIIDEMSKILGFNYTFEVQEDNVYGSLQKATGEWNGMIKKIRDGRADLAITDLTITSERESAVDFTTPFMNLGISVLYREPTQAPPSWSSFLLPFSYEVWGYLIGSWVIVSLVLFINGRISAVEWTNRYPCITEPEELETPYTMIDTPFFIIASLVNGASDFAPGSISTRTLGTAWWCFCLIMNSTYTANLAAALSTKPTVWPFKQADELPYQNTIKYGAKRDGSTISFFKNTITIDINISKQIDCNLKSIVSRRQRTSLTNSCMIT; translated from the exons atgagGATTAATTATCGGACTCTTATATATGGTATCGCTAAAAAGAG aatgataaaaaaaatgcttTTGACATATGTCGTCCTGTTTTTATTACCTTCCATTCATGGATTCCCAAGAAATGTCCCAATTG GGGTTCTACTTGATGGCAATGAAATGATCGAGAAAGCATTTGAATTTTCGATACAAAATGTTAATACAAATGCTCAAATATCTAGGGACGTTAAAAGCTTAACATTAAAATTGGAAAGGATCGATGTTGATACATTCGAAGCAGCACAGAAAA CGTGTGAACTTTTAGAAAGTGGTGTTGCCGGTTTATTCGGGCCGCAAGACAAATCTGCATCGTATTTCGTTCAAAGTATGTGCGATGCTATGGATTTGCCATATATTACCACCAGATGGGATCCTGAACAAATTCGAGGAAatgcaattaatttatatcctCATCCGGAAATACTCTCGACG gtttattataatataatcaagGATTTCAAATGGAAGGAATATGTAATTTTGTATGACGATACGGAGAGCTTATTACGTTTTCAACGTGTATTGGAGCTTCAAGAGATAAATGGTTACGAGATAACGATTTATCATTTGGGCCATGGTCCAGATTATAG GGACATCTTACAAACAGTAAAAATGTCCGGTGTGGTCAATATTGTGATAGATTGTTCTTACGAAATTCTACCTACGATTCTTCGACACGCACAACAAGTAGGTTTAATGTTGCAAAAGTATAATATCCTCGTAACAAATCTGGACTTTCAAACGTTGGATCTGGAACCATATAAATATTCCGGTGTAAACGTGACGGGCGTTAGAATGATAAATCCAAACGATCCTTATTTCTTGGAGATCTTCGAGAGCTTTTATCTCGATTGGAACTTAACAGAACCTTCGAAATTAACGATTGAAGCTGCATTGACGTTCGATGCTGTGCAACTTTTTGCAAGAGGCATGGCACTTTTGGATGATAGCGTAAAAGGCCATTTAAAACAATTGACTTGTAACGAATCTGATAGCTGGGAGTTTGGCAATAGTTTGAGCAATTTTATTCGAGCC GAAAGTATACATGGTTTAAGTGGACCAGTCAGATTCGATACAGCTGGATATCGAAGTGATTTTCGATTAGAGATCGTCAGTCTTAATATAAATGGATTGAATAAAGTTGGCGATTGGCATAGCACGAATGGTATTTCATGGATAGCAAAATCTGGTTTTCCATCCAATGAGATAAAATCATTGCACGATAAACATTTCATCGTATTGATATCTttg acCAATCCATATGGAATGTTTAAGGAATCACCTGACTTGAGAACAGGTAACGATCGTTATGAAGGTTTTGCAATCGACATAATCGATGAAATGAGCAAAATATTAGGATTTAATTATACCTTCGAGGTACAAGAGGATAATGTTTATGGTTCATTGCAAAAAGCAACAGGAGAATGGAATgggatgataaaaaaaattagagacGGT aggGCAGATTTAGCGATTACCGATTTAACGATTACTTCCGAAAGAGAAAGTGCAGTTGATTTTACGACACCCTTTATGAATTTAG gTATAAGTGTATTGTATAGAGAACCAACGCAAGCACCACCAAGTTGGagttcgtttcttttaccATTCTCTTATGAAGTCTGGGGTTATCTTATTGGTTCTTGGGTAATCGTGAGTTTGGTATTGTTTATTAATGGGAGAATAAGTGCAGTCGAATGGACCAATCGATATCCCTGTATAACCGAACCAGAAGAATTAGAAACTCCTTATACTATGATAGACACTCCTTTTTTCATAATTGCCAGTTTGGTGAATGGTGCATCAGATTTTGCTCCGGG gAGTATTTCAACAAGAACGTTAGGTACAGCATGGTGGTGCTTTTGTCTGATCATGAATTCCACTTACACCGCCAATCTAGCGGCTGCTTTATCCACCAAGCCTACGGTATGGCCCTTTAAGCAAGCAGACGAGTTGCCCTATCAGAACACGATCAAATACGGGGCGAAGAGGGACGGTTCTACCATCTCGTTTTTCAAG AATACAATTacgatagatattaatatctcAAAACAAATTGATTGCAATTTGAAATCCATCGTATCAAGACGGCAACGTACGAGCCTTACAAACTCATGTATGATTACATGA
- the LOC124430807 gene encoding glutamate receptor ionotropic, kainate 2-like isoform X1: MRINYRTLIYGIAKKRMIKKMLLTYVVLFLLPSIHGFPRNVPIGVLLDGNEMIEKAFEFSIQNVNTNAQISRDVKSLTLKLERIDVDTFEAAQKTCELLESGVAGLFGPQDKSASYFVQSMCDAMDLPYITTRWDPEQIRGNAINLYPHPEILSTVYYNIIKDFKWKEYVILYDDTESLLRFQRVLELQEINGYEITIYHLGHGPDYRDILQTVKMSGVVNIVIDCSYEILPTILRHAQQVGLMLQKYNILVTNLDFQTLDLEPYKYSGVNVTGVRMINPNDPYFLEIFESFYLDWNLTEPSKLTIEAALTFDAVQLFARGMALLDDSVKGHLKQLTCNESDSWEFGNSLSNFIRAESIHGLSGPVRFDTAGYRSDFRLEIVSLNINGLNKVGDWHSTNGISWIAKSGFPSNEIKSLHDKHFIVLISLTNPYGMFKESPDLRTGNDRYEGFAIDIIDEMSKILGFNYTFEVQEDNVYGSLQKATGEWNGMIKKIRDGRADLAITDLTITSERESAVDFTTPFMNLGISVLYREPTQAPPSWSSFLLPFSYEVWGYLIGSWVIVSLVLFINGRISAVEWTNRYPCITEPEELETPYTMIDTPFFIIASLVNGASDFAPGSISTRTLGTAWWCFCLIMNSTYTANLAAALSTKPTVWPFKQADELPYQNTIKYGAKRDGSTISFFKTATYEPYKLMYDYMMEHANEVLTNNNEDGLKKVQQEDYAFFMESSSIEYFTQRNCNVTQVGALLDAKGYGIAMRKDIYYRNQLSGAILKLKESGMITELQDKWWRQKRGGDKCSEKPTVAVESLNFEDVGGVFMVLTIGLSLSWLGTIWSLLWHIRNISVTENVSFKDELIDELKFLIKCGGTKILKKRKKSSISTEIDTKTLSP, encoded by the exons atgagGATTAATTATCGGACTCTTATATATGGTATCGCTAAAAAGAG aatgataaaaaaaatgcttTTGACATATGTCGTCCTGTTTTTATTACCTTCCATTCATGGATTCCCAAGAAATGTCCCAATTG GGGTTCTACTTGATGGCAATGAAATGATCGAGAAAGCATTTGAATTTTCGATACAAAATGTTAATACAAATGCTCAAATATCTAGGGACGTTAAAAGCTTAACATTAAAATTGGAAAGGATCGATGTTGATACATTCGAAGCAGCACAGAAAA CGTGTGAACTTTTAGAAAGTGGTGTTGCCGGTTTATTCGGGCCGCAAGACAAATCTGCATCGTATTTCGTTCAAAGTATGTGCGATGCTATGGATTTGCCATATATTACCACCAGATGGGATCCTGAACAAATTCGAGGAAatgcaattaatttatatcctCATCCGGAAATACTCTCGACG gtttattataatataatcaagGATTTCAAATGGAAGGAATATGTAATTTTGTATGACGATACGGAGAGCTTATTACGTTTTCAACGTGTATTGGAGCTTCAAGAGATAAATGGTTACGAGATAACGATTTATCATTTGGGCCATGGTCCAGATTATAG GGACATCTTACAAACAGTAAAAATGTCCGGTGTGGTCAATATTGTGATAGATTGTTCTTACGAAATTCTACCTACGATTCTTCGACACGCACAACAAGTAGGTTTAATGTTGCAAAAGTATAATATCCTCGTAACAAATCTGGACTTTCAAACGTTGGATCTGGAACCATATAAATATTCCGGTGTAAACGTGACGGGCGTTAGAATGATAAATCCAAACGATCCTTATTTCTTGGAGATCTTCGAGAGCTTTTATCTCGATTGGAACTTAACAGAACCTTCGAAATTAACGATTGAAGCTGCATTGACGTTCGATGCTGTGCAACTTTTTGCAAGAGGCATGGCACTTTTGGATGATAGCGTAAAAGGCCATTTAAAACAATTGACTTGTAACGAATCTGATAGCTGGGAGTTTGGCAATAGTTTGAGCAATTTTATTCGAGCC GAAAGTATACATGGTTTAAGTGGACCAGTCAGATTCGATACAGCTGGATATCGAAGTGATTTTCGATTAGAGATCGTCAGTCTTAATATAAATGGATTGAATAAAGTTGGCGATTGGCATAGCACGAATGGTATTTCATGGATAGCAAAATCTGGTTTTCCATCCAATGAGATAAAATCATTGCACGATAAACATTTCATCGTATTGATATCTttg acCAATCCATATGGAATGTTTAAGGAATCACCTGACTTGAGAACAGGTAACGATCGTTATGAAGGTTTTGCAATCGACATAATCGATGAAATGAGCAAAATATTAGGATTTAATTATACCTTCGAGGTACAAGAGGATAATGTTTATGGTTCATTGCAAAAAGCAACAGGAGAATGGAATgggatgataaaaaaaattagagacGGT aggGCAGATTTAGCGATTACCGATTTAACGATTACTTCCGAAAGAGAAAGTGCAGTTGATTTTACGACACCCTTTATGAATTTAG gTATAAGTGTATTGTATAGAGAACCAACGCAAGCACCACCAAGTTGGagttcgtttcttttaccATTCTCTTATGAAGTCTGGGGTTATCTTATTGGTTCTTGGGTAATCGTGAGTTTGGTATTGTTTATTAATGGGAGAATAAGTGCAGTCGAATGGACCAATCGATATCCCTGTATAACCGAACCAGAAGAATTAGAAACTCCTTATACTATGATAGACACTCCTTTTTTCATAATTGCCAGTTTGGTGAATGGTGCATCAGATTTTGCTCCGGG gAGTATTTCAACAAGAACGTTAGGTACAGCATGGTGGTGCTTTTGTCTGATCATGAATTCCACTTACACCGCCAATCTAGCGGCTGCTTTATCCACCAAGCCTACGGTATGGCCCTTTAAGCAAGCAGACGAGTTGCCCTATCAGAACACGATCAAATACGGGGCGAAGAGGGACGGTTCTACCATCTCGTTTTTCAAG ACGGCAACGTACGAGCCTTACAAACTCATGTATGATTACATGATGGAACATGCGAACGAAGTATTGacgaataataacgaagatggTTTGAAAAAAGTGCAACAAGAGGATTATGCTTTCTTCATGGAATCCTCATCGATAGAATACTTCACACAGAGGAATTGCAACGTCACACAAGTTGGAGCCCTTTTAGATGCCAAGGGTTATGGTATAGCCATGAGAAAAg atatatattatcggAACCAGCTAAGCGGTGCGATACTGAAGCTGAAGGAGTCTGGTATGATAACCGAACTCCAAGATAAATGGTGGAGGCAAAAAAGGGGAGGGGATAAGTGTAGC gAAAAACCGACTGTGGCGGTCGAATCATTGAATTTCGAGGACGTTGGTGGTGTATTTATGGTACTCACAATTGGTCTCAGTTTATCCTGGTTAGGTACAATATGGTCATTATTATGGCATATACGAAATATTTCCGTTACCGAAAAT gttTCTTTCAAGGACGAGCTAATAGACGAATTGAAGTTTTTAATAAAGTGTGGCGgtacgaaaatattaaaaaaaagaaagaaatcatcgATCTCAACGGAGATAGATACGAAAACGTTAAGTCCTTAA